In Hyperolius riggenbachi isolate aHypRig1 chromosome 1, aHypRig1.pri, whole genome shotgun sequence, the genomic window ATGCATTTTTGCAAAATTGCAATGTTTGATAAGTGTGAACTTTACCTCACAGAATAAGAGACAGTGGATTAGCCCAGGTAAGATACATAACAATgggtaagcaggggcgtagcaataggggttgcagaggtagccaccgcatcggggcccttgggccagaggggccccgaagggccctccctcaactactgtattagctctctattggtcctatgctcataataatcacttctataggtactttgaatagtggtaattattaacaaactgttccccatccccttcttgcacctcagacactgtagttaccattggcaggttttggtgcgccgtatcaattgctatgtatagagtgcttggggggccccattgtaaaacttgcatcggggcccacagctccttagctacgccactgtgggtAAGACTGTGCAAATCAGGAACTTCGAGCCTTTGTATCTGCTTACAGAAGTTTAGATGTCTTGAAAGGATCATCTGATAGTGGTTAGCATTGACCGTGGATTTTTATACCTTAGACTTTGCGCAGGTTCATCGTAGAAACATGGTAGAAATGTGAtgggtacagtgctgcccataattatttataaacacagaaggatccgcaaaccaagcatCGGTTGAAAAACGCTGATGTTCTTTATTCAGGAgtttcacatgacaagtgcaataaaaccacaaggttcaactaacgcgtgtcgggataattatttatacccatggcaaattttgacttaaagggaaccagagacgaagcaccctcatgtattttaccatatatatcagcgggaacattagagaaaacacccaccctgctctctgttacattcttcactgttcagcttgcttcttatcacccCAGATTAAATCCCTGatagagcattcagtctggctttgctcaggaatctttatagctgagtctgttttctctgatgtcttttcaagcccaagcctgaccccttctggctctgttataatgactcggctataaagattcctgaacaaagccagactgaatgctcagcctgggattttatcagggctgataacaagcaggctgagcagtgaaggatgaaacagagagcagggtaggtgttttctctaatgttcccactgatatatatggaaaatacatgagggtgcttcgtctctggttcactttaaagttacttttatttaaccagtaAGTAATTTTTTGGCTGAGAAATGACATAcagtaggtgtctcccaaaagataataagacgatgtacaagaggcattattgtgggaaaaaacatttcccacaaatTGTGGTGAAAAACAtttcacagctttttttttacatatgagcaaaaagtgtccattccaaaattattcatacccttcacaaactgtcacagtctctctcaacagctctctgcagttggtttgtggacagtcatggctaagacaaaggagctcagtgaggacctgcggctgcacacaaatcaggaaagggctacacggCCATTTCTAAATAATTTCCAGTTCCAGTGACTACAGTGCAAAATAttataaaaatacaagatgttctgcactgtggaacatctcagaggatgtggtcggcagccaaaagtgacacctgtgctggccagaaggatagtgagagaggtgaaaaagaatccaaggatcaccaccaaggccatcctggtgaatctgggctctgctggtggcaatgcctcaaggcagacaatccaacgcacactgctgggttccacggatgcagaccaaggaggataccacttctccagataaggcacacaaaagctcgcttagcctttgcaaatgctcatctggacaaagaagaagacttctgttcttctgtgttatggtcaaatgaaacaaaaattgaattgtttggtcacaatattTCCTTTGCTGTAAAAAGGGAGAAGCCTTCAACTCAGAGAACACCATACCCACTGTCAACCATGGTGGTGGGATCCTAATGCTTTTGGGGGTGTttgtcagccaatggaccagggaacctaatcacagtaaacggcaccataaaaaaaaaaaattgtaatacatgaggattctcaacaacaacatcaggcagtctgcagagaaacttgactttgggcaccagtggacttttcagcatgacaatgacccaaaacacacagcaaaagtggtgaagaaatggttagcagacaacaagattaacattttggagtggcccaactagagtcctgacttgaatccaatttagAATGTGTGGaggaagctaaagatcagggtaatGTCAAGaacaccctccaacctgaaatatttggagctcattgctaaagatgaatgggcaaaactacttgtggagacatgcaaaaagctggtctgcaattataggaagagtttgattgctgtaatagccaagaaaggcttttctattgattatcaagacgggtatgaataattttggactggacacattttgctcaaatgtaaacaaaagctgacaaatgtttttttcccacaataatgcctcttgtacatcgtcttattatcttttggaagacacctatgtcatttcccatcaaaaaattacttgctggttgaacaaAAGTAACTAAGTAAAAAAAgtaccaggggtatgaataattatgggcagcactgtatatcttGCAttagcaatgcaattatattgttcaatgcaattcaccagtgtgaaagtagcagaaaagcatttggtagCTTTAGGTGGCAGTTCTCGGTGATTGACTTTTGTAAGCCTCACAGCGGAATACAGGAGCATGAAGTGTAAAGATCCTGGAAGCAAGCGCCTTAGACAATGGGAAAAATTGGGAACGAAATGCGGTGTTTGCACAAATTAAGGTAAACAGCGATAAAAGACTGTATTGAACTTGTTCATTCATTTTAATGAGAGCCAATGCCGTTGTTTAGCTTTAATGCTAGGAGGGAAGTTACgcatcaggaaagagttaacaatAATTATAGGCTAGGCATCAGGagtctaaagcaaacctgaagtaaggAAACTCAGGTAATACCTGCTGTATATAGAGGGATGGCTTTGGCTTCATCCGTCATTCCTGCTCCATACAACCGGCTGTGTCTTCAGCAACTCCTCGGACAACCTCTGGAAGTACTCGCGTCCTTCAGTGGTTCCAAAGATGGAGGCATCCATAGTGTACATGGGCATACAGATGCCCTCGTCTTCTGAAGTACTTGAGGCCGCGAGTACTTCCGAAGGCTGCACATGTAGTGCCTTATTCAACTAAGTAGGTCAaatggttggatagtgtactggctaagggttctgcctctgacacaggcaaccagggttcaaatctctgctcttcctgttcagtaagccaacatctATTCAGTTGGagagagcctatacagcttgaagaAGGAGCATTCCGAAAATAGCGTCTGTCGCTGTGGGCTACCTCTCGTTTATGTATTAGAGAGTTAAAGAGCTATAAATTACATctgcgtggtgctgctgattcttCTTTCCTCCTATTCAattggagaccttgggcaagaccccctaacactgctactgccgatagagcacaccctagtgcaggtgtagggaacctatggctcgggagccagatgtggctcttttgatggctacacctggctcacagttaggggttgctCTCAagtagcgcagcttagtgtggcagcgcaagtaaaagtttcaaagtaggcacgctactgctgtagggtgcactactaacttactcgggcTCCCCtcaaaactaacggccgctccatttgtcccaccctggattctgtcaggtccagtgatgtTGTAGGACAAAATCCCTGCACTTTAAATGGCCCAATAGCCTGCCTgtgacttgacaggcagcctattgggctaaagtgtggggatctcatcctacaaagtgaatcaactttaaagtcagctagctaattgtataagctgttagtcagtatttctcctgtctggctctcggggaaattgctgatgttgctgaaacccaagagaagctgaagatgtgtatgacacttccgctgcccggagaatcaactgtatacacataacTATAGCAACAGTTACGTGACCCCTATGCTGCGCATGCTCACTgtaccagtttgaaacatattgtatggctctcacagaattaaattttaaagcggatccgagatgaaaaactaactataacaagtaacttgtctatatatcttatgtaaagtttagatggtttacacagcaaatctagctgcaaacagttttaatagaatatgattattaattcctgtgatacaatgacagcggccatgttgtttgtaaacattacacagagacaggcttatctgtatcttgagccatcagcctaatcccctctcctcctcccctctgccatcaatggctagtaacacctccccctcctcctgcccagactgagctcccatgagcccttgctactgccttggctctctgaaaacctgtgggcgtggcttttttagtttatagggaattagagtattaaaacaaaaacaaagtatttggcttgaggaatgccctataaactataggaaaggaacacaattatgcaatgtgtaaaagttcacctcggatccactttaaaatatgtggcatttatggctctctcagccaaaaagtttcctgacccctgccccagtggctgcagctctggtgctttgagtcacccaggagaaaaacgcaatataaaagTTCTGTTCTGTGTCTGAATGACTTCAAAGTGGGGCGTTGTTTGAATGGCAGAACGGACCGAGAATCGGGAAAGCTccatggtatccagagccttccttctacatAGGTAACTAGCTAACCTGAagtgaggttcactttaaatggtaAATTGTGTGTATGTTTGGAGGGATGGTGGTAATTAtaataggtacacacaatacaattttctgacagatttactgccagatcaattatttccaacaggtccgatctaattTCCGATAGATTTACCATAGAAGTAGAAAatagaaaatcaatcggaaatcggatcggacatgttggaaataatcgatctgacagtaaatatgCCAGGAAATGGTATCATGTGTACTTAGCATTAGGAAGAAGCATTTTGATATGCGTTAGCCGACAGAATAATGACCCAAAACTGGCAAAAACTGTGTTGCATACCTAAACATCAGCAATCATAACGCCAATAATTGTCAACGGTGCTAAATCCAAACATCCAATCCCCATACTTTGTTGTAAACCACATGGAGGCATTAGACTATGAGCTCTGCTGATGGCCATTTAGCAGTGTGATTTATTCCAGGTACTCTgcaaagtactgtcaaaaatgtGTCAGTGCTGTTTAAATGCATAATAACGTATCCCCTTTGGGATTTCAACCATTGTACAGAATATGATGAAGAGTAGAATAAGTTTGCAAAAAAACAGAAAGAGTACTTCATTTTACTGCTTGCTAAAATAGTATGTTGTGAATTACACAAACTGGCTGCTCGTTGATAAATGACGGTAGAATTCCCCAGTCACAATTGCCGCCTCATTTCAGGGTTCAGCCGGTCACGCTTGCATACATTTGGCATTAACACTTGCCGTGTCACGTTACACTGGGCACATTAGCCTATCTCTCCCCTACTGCAATAGGAAAAATACTGCGCTGCTTTCCTCCAGGAAACGCGACATCCTCACACCTCGCCTGGGAATAACAAGCACAATTTTGCCTTTTTGAAACAGAAGGTAccagaataatcgcaaataccttctgttttaaggcaaAATTCTGAACATAATATTCTTAGTAAGAGGCCAAATTCAGTCTTTTTTTAGTCCTTTACACTCTTAGGAGATGTGGTTCATCACCATGAGCTTGTATGTGACTCTGACTATAAGCAGAGGTCAGGCTAATGTGATGCCATTATTATCAGGAGAATAGGGAAGGATGCTGCTGCTGTGGCAAGTTCCTCAgctgtggcagcagcagcagccgcctgtgTGCAGTTTATGAGTCTCAGCTCCACTGCGGGACGAGGCGGCGGAACTCCCTAATAACGACCCcaagacaataataataatggcagcagCCGTGTCCCTGCGGAGGGCTGCGGGGGGGAGCAGGAGACgtggctgccgccgccgctctgGAGCTGAGCAGAGGATTTGCTCTGGGAAggggagagaaggaggaggaggagggggtgtaataggaggagggagggagggaagactaCAGAGAGAGCAGTGCCCGCGTGTGTGCCTCTGATTCCCGGTGTAATTTGCAGCCAATCATCAGTAGGTGTCCacatccctgcatcctcctcaccTCGGCGCCAATAACTCTCCacctctctcctgcctccctcctccttcccttttctctcgctctccccatccccctcctgcttcctcccccccccccctcctcctctcacgGCCCCCCCATGCCTCTCAGCCACacgcagagaaagagagagagactgactGACTCCCAggctgcctccctccctccctcctcctccccacacacacacacacagcgactGGGAAGTGACTggagagcagcagcagcgcacagggagagcCAGCTCTAGACACACACAGAGGGGAGAACAGGGACCACCGAGAGACCAGCAGCACAATAcactccctcaccctcctcctccccccagctctTATTCTCTCTCTACCTCCTCTTCACacgacacacaaacctacctgtcTGCCCCAAATATTATTCACAGTctcctcttttatttatttttaattttatttttttttctttgtaattattttattttatttttttcctctcaaAGTGGGCACCGTGGACTTGGCAGTGCACCTGGAGTTGGTGCCTTATTCTTCTCCCTGTGCTGGGTGATATTTGTGGGTAATTAATGCAGACACCAGCGTGCAGAATTCCTGTCCTATTCTCCCTACAGTGGTAAGTACAgagatttttttgttgttgttgatacTGTCTTTAACACCTTATCACTCTCACCCTCCCCTTTTTGGATGTTTATGTGCCTTTGCCCTTTCAGGAGTGTGGGGATGATTTGCTGTAATGTCACTAATGGTAAGTGGGGCTGGATTCATTTATTAATtaatctgcccctccccccaggatGTCATATATGACCTTTGATCTTCGTGTCTCCGCTAGCCAGAGCAGGCATGGAATATTAAAGAATCCCTAGGCGCTGTGGGTTACCAGTGTAATTACTATCTTCTGAATAATTACACAGAGGCATCAACTATTTGGTGCATTTTTTGTTTCCCTGCACTTGATATTAGGTTTCCCCCTTACCTGGTGTATTCTTTCCCCTCAAGACTTATTTACATTTTTCCTGTTGTTACTTTTTCATCAGATCACAATTGAGGTATTTTCttattacagttttattttagtgAACGTCTTTCCATAGACTGGTGTGGTGGTAGGAAAATCCAAAATATATTGTTTTCCCGGTGCACAAACGACCTGGCATAACTAGTTTTGAATACTGAAGTTTACATGTGATTTGCTGTTGCATTATTGGGAAGTGGAGACTGTCCCATATATGCATATTCCCTCAGCTTCTCTCTTGGTTGCATTTAGCCTGAAGCCTTTTGGGGCAGCCTTTGTACTGCTATCAAACCTCTTCTCCGCTTTCCTTGATAGAGGGCAGAGACAGTGGTGCTTCCTCTTGGCAATGAGAGCAAGGTCTTACTGGGATTACAGATACCTATCAGTACTCCCAGAGGATGCTTcttaaaaagaaatgaaaataaaTCTGTGGCTCATTTCTACATCTCCAATCTATTGAAGGGTTTGTTTACAGACTACTATTTTCCTCGTTTGTGGCATCTGCAGAAGAGACTGTCATGTGCTAGCAAGTCATGCTTTAAACGCTTCATTAAACTAATTATGTGTTTAATTACTGTAATTGATAAGCATTTTGAACTTTGGATGCTAAATTTCTTATCAGCTTCATTCCCTGTCCCAGGAAAACATACACAGTCCTGGTTATTTTTTTAAGCATTGCCGTGGCAGGTGAATTGGACACCCAAATTATATTTCCTGTATGggggtgtttgttttgttttgaaaaaCTCCATTGGCTAAGCATATGACTATCAGATACAAGGAAAGTTTTGAGCTCACCCTGAATCTACCAGGCTAAGCAGACTGACATAAGCAGCACCTGTGCATGAGTACATTTAAACGTGTAGTGGGCAGCTAGGCTGAGAGACAATGAAGCATCTTTCCTTTGCCCAAGTCCTGTATGTGCAGGTGCCTTTTATTCTCAGTGTGTGCTGCCACCAGGGCTTAGGGATGCAGAGGGCTTCTCATTCTGTGATTGTAAAGAGCTCAGCCTCAGTACAGCTGCTGGCTCTTAGATAACACCAGAAGAATATGAAATTGACTGACTTATTTTTATCTGGCCCCTTTCTcatctcttcctcttcttctcttccatcctctctccctccctcacatTGCAGGGGCCCACCTCCCCACTCCCCACCATTTAAATGGCTGCTCCAATTGAGACCTGTCCTTGGTACATTGAATTAAGACCCTAGCAGAGCCAGCTGTGCTGGGATTCAAACTAATGACCGTCAGACACAGAAGGACACCATGGCAGCTGGTAGTTCCTATTTTCCCTGCCTTTTTTAGTTGAGATTGTATACAGGCTGGCTCTCAGTTGCATTGTGCTTGCCTTCAGTTTATACCCTGATGCATTGTCGACTTTCTCAGCACTTAATTTGCTAATTTCCTGTTCATTTTTCTGTTCAAGACCATTTTGCTTGCAGCCTCCCAGCATTTCCATGCCTTGACAAGACTTTGTTCATGCATTTCATAACGCTAAATGCCCTCTGGTTAGAGGTACCATAACCCTTTCCATCTCTGATTTACATGTCTTTTGATCTCTACTTTCGCTCTCCCTTGTCAACACCCCCAATTtcactctcctcccctcccccttcagGTATTCCATCCAGCTATTAATGCTATTATGCAATTCAATTATgtttgggggagggagggggggttgggggaaatcaTATTTATTAATGTGATGGAAATGATCTTGAcagtttatttatttcttttctcTCCTGTACACATTTTTGGAATGATTCTCTTTGTTTTACTTGGAACAGTTGGCGTTGGTGATAATGCACAAGAAGATGCTCCGTGACAAACTGATGTCTGCTGAAATATCACCTAAACGGATATAAAAGAGCTCCTCTAACAGCGCTGCCCACCCCACCAAAAATAGAAATACAACCAGTTGTGTGAAGAGGGTCTCACTAAAAAATAAAGGTGACTGAATTAAGCAGCTTCGGTGGTTtcccccctctttccccctccaCCCCCTTTCACTTACCCCCCTCTGATATGTCCAATATGAACACTAATGTCTGCGTGGAGAATGGACAGACCCCTGAGGCTGCCGTGCTCCCCAAGGATAACCTGGTGGAAGGGGCTTTAAACAGCCTTATGGATTACAATTCGGAAATGGAAAGGTATAGGTCCTTTGCAACCTTTTACAAAACCAATGGTGCGTTCCCTCAGGCTGCTAAGATTGCCAGGATCACCACTCCTATCTTCCCCAGTGCCCGGATCGGCATGTCTCCTTGGAACTGTGATAATGCAATGCTTTGGGGGAGGAAATCAGCCGCTATCAACCCTAATAGGACCAGCATGCACAGAAACGACTCCCAAAGGCTGGGGAAGCCTGGCACAGCGCCAGAGTCGTTGCAAATGGCAAATAATAATTTCCTTTCCACCTTATCCCCTGAACACTGCAGACCTTTGGCAGGGGAATGCATGAACAAGCTCAAATGCGGCGCCGCTGAAGCAGAGATAATGAATCTCCCTGAACGCGTTGGAACTTTTTCCGCTATTCCGGCTCTAGGGGGCATCTCATTACCTCCAGGGGTCATCGTCATGACAGCCCTTCACTCCCCCGCAGCAGCCTCGGCAGCCGTCACAGACAGTGCGTTTCAAATTGCCAATCTGGCAGACTGCCCGCAGAATAATTCTTCAGGAGCCGGCGGGAACCCTGCCAAGAAGAAGAGGAAAAGGTGTGGGGTCTGTGTGCCCTGCAAGAGGCTCATCAACTGTGGAGTCTGCAGCAGTTGCAGGAACCGCAAAACAGGACACCAGATCTGCAAATTTAGGAAATGTGAAGAGCTTAAGAAAAAACCTGGCACTtcactagaggtcagaggagatgaTTCTTTCTTTCCCTGCCTACCCAGCTCCCTGCTTCCCCCCATCCCTCCACCCCTTCAGTGCCTCTTGTCTGGCTTCAAGACGCACTACCCCTTTTCCGATGCCTCCGTCAGGTTGTGAGGGTGTTATTAATGCACAGCTTTATGTGCAcagagagatcatttgtgtgtgtgtgtgtgctcatgCAGCTGGCACTTTTACAACTTTTCTTCAGGCGTTTAAAGTATTAACCCTGTATTGCCGTTGAGCAACCGGGGAGGTATAAAATGtttctgtgtgcttttccatcagGATGGAGTCTACTGAAAAATCAATATGATTTCAGAGTTACAggaatgtctttaaaaaaaaaatctgctgtaTTTTCTACTTTGTCCTGTTAAATGATACAGACAAAAACGTTTtgcaaaatgtaatttattgtcctAAACAAATACACTAGTATGTCCTGTAAATACCTAACCACTGCATCAATAACAGAAATTCTGCAATAAAATTTGTCCCATATGCTTTAAATCACCCAGCCACGTGTGTATGTGAAGCACCTCAAATTTGTACACAAAATACActtcaatatatatatttatcctcATATAAGTTAAAAGTGTGTTGCTAATGTTCTACAAACACATTTTCTGTCCATATTGGTTCAGTTTTGGTACTTGTAgttagattgtactgttttttccCCCCTTACACATTTTAGTATATTAtttgtactaaaaagtaggtagaGAAATCATTTCAAATGtagtttgagtgttttcttgcttgctgagggCTTAAGAGATATTttcttgataaggtgtgaaaacatctcctaggagaaaacttaggagaaaaagtgaattgcttatggccCATAtccttgataagatgtgaaaacgtctgtgagaaaacgcaggagaaaagttaatttaatAGGGGCCCAGAACTCTTACATCCACTTTTGGTTATGTATAGTCCCTCTAATCAGCCACCTGCAAAATGACTGTGATATAATGTATATGTCTGCTGCCATCCCACATGGCCACATAGATGGCGGTACCTTTTTGTGACTGAACTCCCCGGTTATGTAACTATTGAGCATTATAGAAGCATCATCAGAGCTGAGACACCACTGTCAGGCAGGTAAGGAGCGCTGCAGGTGGGCAGAACTCTGTTGGGATATTTTGCTAATGAGCTTTCCAAGAGAGATAAGTTGGAACATTTCAATCTTCTAGTAATCAGCAAAAAGTTTGAAGAGATAGTGTACTAAGTTtgcccgaggtgacgtgacatgatgagctagacgtgtatgtacagtgccaagcatacaaataactaggctgtgttccttttctttctttttttttttgcctgaaagagtttacattcaggtatgcaattgACAGTTTTTGGCCACTCAGAACCTATTCTCTCTGATAAAgaattaaagaacaactgaatcgagagggatgtggaggctgacatatttatgtccttataagaaataccaattgcctggctagcctgctgaacctctgcctctaacacttttatccataggccctgaataagcatgcagcagatcaggtgtttctcacaatattaatgcatgcttgtttctggtgttattcagacactactgcaaccaaatagatcaggggctgccaggcaactggtattgtttaaaaggaaataaatatggcagcctccatatccctctcactctagTTGTCATTtaaagccataaaactctttcctggaaCTGAACAACTTCTGAAGACAGGAGATAGATAACAAAGGTCAATAGTCCATATATTTTAGCACTGGGGCATGGAcaaactgtgtcattgagcagagaaaatagaacattaaatctactttttaagttttcaaaGAGAAAGTAAAACTGGGGGAtataaaaaaaggtcatttttaggagtagggagatagatacaattgtttatctcatcagtttattctcACCTTGGGCCCAAGTGtggataaaatgttttaaaatgaatCCGTGGTCAGTTGTGCATGAAACTTGCATCACTGAATTCAACTTTGTTTTTAAATACCAGCAGGTGATTCACGCTGTTAAGATAAAAAAATGACTTAAAGTGTGCCTAAGccgaagcttgggtacaaaatcacatacttacttttagagagggaagcctcaggatcctatttagGCTTCCCACACTACTCCGTGGTCCGCCATTGCTGAGCGCGGCCCCCCAGAAGACTATCAATAATacattgtcgctaatcacatcggggccgtgcagctcctcttcctggttcAAGTGCACGCAATAGCCAACTGAGCCCGCCCGCGCTTGTGCAATAGCATGGAGCCACAGGCTCCGtgttactgtgcatgcgtgggcgGGCTCGTGCTGCCATTGCTCGCATTTgacccaggaagaggagctgcacggcCCCGATGTGAAGGGGGGCTGTGCTTAGCAACAGGAGGCTTGTGACAACGGAGGGAAGCCTTATTATAATCCTGAGGCCTCCCTCTCTTAatagtaagtgtcagattttgaacccgagctttggcttgggttcactttaacccttttTTAAGGTGCGTATACATGCACAGACATGCACAGATACTGTCATGAAcaggacttgatccctcaggtgacagattgaggcccagtgctgtacagacacattgctagcctccaggctagAGATGTGTTTTGTTCCtatggagggatgaggagaggcgCACAACTGagcaggaggggtaaggaggGAGAATAAACGACTTGGCTGGCGCTCAGATGAGTTTATCCAGCAGCCTGGTCAACACATTGGCCGATAACCATCTTGCATGGCTTTACTTTAGATGCAGTGACCCTTATCCAATTAACTAgttatctcctgagttttctcccagtcgACAATATTTCAATTTAAtgttaattaatttatttttcttatataaaaaaattacttctgagcacttagcaattgaaaaaatgctaaaaaaaagtaggcaaaaagGTAATAGCAGACTTATTTTGAGTCATTTCTTGCTTGGGGGGAGCTTTAtaggtattttattggtaaggtttgaaaatatctccttagaGAAATCTCAAGAGAAAAGTCAATAATATACAGGCCAGTGTGTGCTGATGTGCTGATAACAGCTGCAAATAGATGATAAGTggagcagacacacagagacttAAACAGTAGTGAGaatgatgtggaggctgccatatttatttccttttaagtaatactagttgcctggcagccttgctgatccgctgtctctaatacttttagccatagaccctgaacaagtatgcagcagatcaggcgtttctgacatttttggcagatatgacaagattagctgcatgctggtttctgatctgattcaaacactactgcagccaaatagaccagcagggctgccaggacctaaaccgc contains:
- the CXXC4 gene encoding CXXC-type zinc finger protein 4 isoform X1, translating into MSNMNTNVCVENGQTPEAAVLPKDNLVEGALNSLMDYNSEMERYRSFATFYKTNGAFPQAAKIARITTPIFPSARIGMSPWNCDNAMLWGRKSAAINPNRTSMHRNDSQRLGKPGTAPESLQMANNNFLSTLSPEHCRPLAGECMNKLKCGAAEAEIMNLPERVGTFSAIPALGGISLPPGVIVMTALHSPAAASAAVTDSAFQIANLADCPQNNSSGAGGNPAKKKRKRCGVCVPCKRLINCGVCSSCRNRKTGHQICKFRKCEELKKKPGTSLEVRGDDSFFPCLPSSLLPPIPPPLQCLLSGFKTHYPFSDASVRL
- the CXXC4 gene encoding CXXC-type zinc finger protein 4 isoform X2 translates to MSNMNTNVCVENGQTPEAAVLPKDNLVEGALNSLMDYNSEMERYRSFATFYKTNGAFPQAAKIARITTPIFPSARIGMSPWNCDNAMLWGRKSAAINPNRTSMHRNDSQRLGKPGTAPESLQMANNNFLSTLSPEHCRPLAGECMNKLKCGAAEAEIMNLPERVGTFSAIPALGGISLPPGVIVMTALHSPAAASAAVTDSAFQIANLADCPQNNSSGAGGNPAKKKRKRCGVCVPCKRLINCGVCSSCRNRKTGHQICKFRKCEELKKKPGTSLEVVMWQSAQEVPDRITRTPVPSAEAFRWFF
- the CXXC4 gene encoding CXXC-type zinc finger protein 4 isoform X5; this encodes MSNMNTNVCVENGQTPEAAVLPKDNLVEGALNSLMDYNSEMERYRSFATFYKTNGAFPQAAKIARITTPIFPSARIGMSPWNCDNAMLWGRKSAAINPNRTSMHRNDSQRLGKPGTAPESLQMANNNFLSTLSPEHCRPLAGECMNKLKCGAAEAEIMNLPERVGTFSAIPALGGISLPPGVIVMTALHSPAAASAAVTDSAFQIANLADCPQNNSSGAGGNPAKKKRKRCGVCVPCKRLINCGVCSSCRNRKTGHQICKFRKCEELKKKPGTSLEGYWHF
- the CXXC4 gene encoding CXXC-type zinc finger protein 4 isoform X3 — encoded protein: MSNMNTNVCVENGQTPEAAVLPKDNLVEGALNSLMDYNSEMERYRSFATFYKTNGAFPQAAKIARITTPIFPSARIGMSPWNCDNAMLWGRKSAAINPNRTSMHRNDSQRLGKPGTAPESLQMANNNFLSTLSPEHCRPLAGECMNKLKCGAAEAEIMNLPERVGTFSAIPALGGISLPPGVIVMTALHSPAAASAAVTDSAFQIANLADCPQNNSSGAGGNPAKKKRKRCGVCVPCKRLINCGVCSSCRNRKTGHQICKFRKCEELKKKPGTSLEVVMWQSAQEVPDRITGYWHF
- the CXXC4 gene encoding CXXC-type zinc finger protein 4 isoform X4, producing the protein MSNMNTNVCVENGQTPEAAVLPKDNLVEGALNSLMDYNSEMERYRSFATFYKTNGAFPQAAKIARITTPIFPSARIGMSPWNCDNAMLWGRKSAAINPNRTSMHRNDSQRLGKPGTAPESLQMANNNFLSTLSPEHCRPLAGECMNKLKCGAAEAEIMNLPERVGTFSAIPALGGISLPPGVIVMTALHSPAAASAAVTDSAFQIANLADCPQNNSSGAGGNPAKKKRKRCGVCVPCKRLINCGVCSSCRNRKTGHQICKFRKCEELKKKPGTSLERTPVPSAEAFRWFF